A stretch of Penaeus vannamei isolate JL-2024 chromosome 18, ASM4276789v1, whole genome shotgun sequence DNA encodes these proteins:
- the LOC113830139 gene encoding uncharacterized protein codes for MTSSSAAAAGGVRGLRYPVGRQVHTYLFPVIERSTHEGWATISMLVHGADSVIRSRRRQLREDRPSLRRISLWAVGGCLLLRAFVDRRKNNSEATTWPREQLRRQQQKQDRPSLQASGAPGGGGGGGEGGAGGGMLGLAR; via the exons ATGACGTCTTCATCAGCGGCGGCAGCAGGTGGGGTGCGGGGCCTCCGCTACCCAGTGGGCCGCCAGGTACACACTTACCTGTTCCCTGTAATTGAAAGGTCGACACACGAGGGCTGGGCGACGATTAGCATGTTAGTGCATGGCGCGGACTCTGTGATACGAAGCAGGCGGCGTCAACTGCGAGAGGATAGGCCGAGTCTCCGCAGGATAAGTCTGTGGGCGGTAGGAGGCTGCTTACTTCTTCGGGCCTTTGTAGACCGCAG GAAAAATAACTCTGAAGCCACAACATGGCCCCGAGAGCAGCTGCGCCGTCAGCAGCAGAAGCAGGACCGGCCTTCACTGCAGGCCAGCGGGGCTCccggcgggggaggtgggggaggcgagggaggcgcgggcggcggcATGCTCGGGCTGGCTCGATGA